The Polyangium mundeleinium genome contains the following window.
GGGCATCCCGTTCATCATCCGAAATGCGAATTGCGTGTCCATGCCGCGCCGCTTGGCGAGACCCACCATCAAACGCCCCACCCGATCTCGCCCCAGGATGGGCAACCGCGCCGCAAAAAACTCGCCTCCGCCGTCGCTCAGGTGCCGCACCTCGGCGTCCAGGATCGATTCGAGCGCTTTTCCATCCGCGCTCCCGAGCGCGAGCAGAAACCGCCCGAGCGCTTCGCGTGTCTTCTCCACCAGCTCGGGCGTGCGACGCGTTCGGCTCGCCTCGTAGGCCGAGAGCGCTCGCCGTGCCCGGTGGTGCATCGTCTTCACGGCTGCCTCCGTCATCCCGAGTGCGTCGGCTGCCTCCTTCACCGACCAGTCGAATACGTCGCAGAGCAGCACGATCGCCCGCTGCCGCGGCGTCAGCGCCTCCAGCGCCACGAGGAACGCCATCGACACGCTCTCCAGAAGATCGTAACGCCCCTCGGTCTCGACCGGCTCGATCCCGATCTCCGGCGCGAAATCGCCCTCCGTCTCGACCGGCGAGGGCAGCCACGGCCCGTCGTATGCGCGTCGCCGCCGCGCGCGCAGCCGGTCGATCCCGAGGTTCACGGCCACGCGCGTGAGCCACGGCCGCACGGGCTCCTCCGTGCGGGCGGGGGGACGCTCGATCACGCGCAGGAGCGTCTCCTGCACGAGATCATCCGCGTCCGCTGCCGACCCGGTCAGCCGATAGCAGAGACCCCACAGATATTGCCGGTGCTCCCGCGCGAGCCCATCTCCGTCCGTCATCACCACGTTCACGCCCTCGCATCCAAGCCCTTTCTGCCCACCTCGCCAAGCCCCTTCGCCTCCCGCCGCGTCGCCGCCTGCGCTGCGGCCCTGCCGCTCGCGAGGCTCACGTCCGCGAGCATGCCCACGGGCCCCACCCAGTCGCCGGCCACGAACACCCCCGGCGCGCCCGGCACCGCAGGACCGGGCCGGCCACGCGCGCCGCCGCGCGCCGCTTGCGGGAAATCGTGCGCCACCGTGATCGAAGGCAAGTACCGCCGCTCGACCACGAGGTGCTTCGCGCCCGGTTGCAGCATCTCGAGCACCTCTTCGAGCTCGCGCTCGCCCGCGCGCGGATCGTCCGGCGCGCCGTACCGCGCCACGTGGATCACGGCGCCGCCCTCGGGTGCGAGCCGCGCGGACGCCGAGTGCACCGAGAAATAAAGCGGCTGGTCGATCCCGAGCGCGAACGTGTTCCGCGGCTGCGGCAAGCGCGAGAGTGCGACGTCGAGGCACGCGGCCGTGACCGGGATCGCCGCCGCGGCCCACTCCGCGAGGGCCGGGACGTCGGGCAAAAGCGACGACGCGAGCGACGGGCTCGCAGCGAGGATCACCATGTCGGCGGGGATCTCCGCGCCGTCCGCGAGGCGGACCGCCTTCACGCGCCCGTCCTCCCGGACGACGGACACGGCCTTCGCGCTCGCGACGATCTCGGCCCCCGCGGCTCGCGCAACGTCGGCGAGCCCTTTCACCAGCGTCCGCCAGCCGTCGTGCAGGTAGATCACGCCGCGCGTCGTCGCAATCTTGAACTGTTCGAGGGCCGCGTCCGCCGCGAGCCGGTCCAGATCCGACGTGTACGTCGAGAGCCGGATGAGCGCGCGGATCACATCCCGCGCCTCGGGCGTACGAACCTTCGCCGTGAGGAACGCCTCGAAGCTCGTCCCCGCGAGCGACGCGACATCGAGCGAATCAAGGCGCGCGAGCAAGCGCGCGACCTCGATCTTCCCGACGAGCGGCAAGAGCGACGACGTCAAGAGCGACACAGGCCCCGTCGGCAGAGCCCGGAGCAGGCCCCCGTGGAGCGCATAAGCGCCGCTGCTGGTCGGCGGCGGGCTCCCTTTCGTCTCCACGCCAAGCTCCGCGAGCACATGCTCGGCCTCACCCCCTCGGTAGAGCGCATGAGGCCCGATGTTCAGCGAAAATCCCTTCTTCTCATGCGTCGCCGCGCGCCCCCCGAGCTCCGTCGCCTTCTCCAGCACCGTCACCCGCCGGCTCGCCCGCGCCGCATACGCCGCCGCCGTGAGCCCCGCGAGTCCACCGCCCACCACCACCACCCGAGCCGCCGTGTTCGTCGTCATGGTTCGCACCTCTCAGGGGAGGCACGTTCGGGGGTCGCGAAAGGTTACGCGAAATCGATCGGCGTCGATCGTGGGGGGCAGATCACTTCCGTGCGAGCCACTCCAGCAGGGCGACGAGGACGCCGAGCCCGGCGATCGGGAGGGCAATCCAGCCGAGGAGGGTGATCCAGCCGCGGCGGAGGGAGCGACCGCCGCGGTCCTCGCAGGCGAGACAGATGGCCCAGACCCGGGTGCCGCCCTCGGTGAGGACGCAGCAATCGCCGCAGACGGGCGCTTGGCAACGGGCGCAGGGACCGGCGGCCACGGCGCTGCAACGGACGCAGCGCGCGATGGGAGGGCCGTCGTCGTGGGGGATCAGGCCGCCGGACATGGCGAGGACTTTAGTCGTCCGAGGGGCCCATCACTGTCAAGATCAAATCAAGGTGGTCGCCGGCATCCGTGATGTCAGCCTGCACGAGTTGGTGCGCTGAGAATGCTTCAGCCTTCCATCGCGGAATACCACCGATGGGCGGCGACCAGACCCCACCTGGACGAAGCCCCATTTGCGTGAGCGAATCGTGCATCAACGAGGCAACTTTGTCCGCCGCGCAATCGTACATGCGCCATTCTGCGCTCCACGAGGTGGACCCGGGATCATGTCGCTCACGGCCGGGCTCGACCCGTGCTCCCTCGGGAATGGGGAGCATGATGCCCGCGAGGCGGATGCCCTGCTCGACGACATGTGCGAAGGGCAGCGCCTCGGCATCATCGACGCGTATTCCGAGGCCCGCGGACTGTATGTCGTAGATTTCGATGCGTCGTTCCCCGCGTCGAAGATAGCTTATGCGATTGATCTGCCTGAGATCGTATCCGATCTTTGTCGCTTCCCTCTCGAGTGCCGTGCGCACCTCTTGGACAGATGGACCGTCGAGGGTATGCGTGATCCAGCATTCCTTCGGCGTATCTGTTGTCCAAGATGTGCCCTGGGGCAGGCGGACGACGATGTCGAGGATTCGCAGTGTAGCCATAT
Protein-coding sequences here:
- a CDS encoding sigma-70 family RNA polymerase sigma factor produces the protein MNVVMTDGDGLAREHRQYLWGLCYRLTGSAADADDLVQETLLRVIERPPARTEEPVRPWLTRVAVNLGIDRLRARRRRAYDGPWLPSPVETEGDFAPEIGIEPVETEGRYDLLESVSMAFLVALEALTPRQRAIVLLCDVFDWSVKEAADALGMTEAAVKTMHHRARRALSAYEASRTRRTPELVEKTREALGRFLLALGSADGKALESILDAEVRHLSDGGGEFFAARLPILGRDRVGRLMVGLAKRRGMDTQFAFRMMNGMPAVVLEHAPGRKLAPRSVVQCEIGEDGAIRAIYWVLATRKLTAVGPIL
- a CDS encoding phytoene desaturase family protein, with the translated sequence MTTNTAARVVVVGGGLAGLTAAAYAARASRRVTVLEKATELGGRAATHEKKGFSLNIGPHALYRGGEAEHVLAELGVETKGSPPPTSSGAYALHGGLLRALPTGPVSLLTSSLLPLVGKIEVARLLARLDSLDVASLAGTSFEAFLTAKVRTPEARDVIRALIRLSTYTSDLDRLAADAALEQFKIATTRGVIYLHDGWRTLVKGLADVARAAGAEIVASAKAVSVVREDGRVKAVRLADGAEIPADMVILAASPSLASSLLPDVPALAEWAAAAIPVTAACLDVALSRLPQPRNTFALGIDQPLYFSVHSASARLAPEGGAVIHVARYGAPDDPRAGERELEEVLEMLQPGAKHLVVERRYLPSITVAHDFPQAARGGARGRPGPAVPGAPGVFVAGDWVGPVGMLADVSLASGRAAAQAATRREAKGLGEVGRKGLDARA